In Phyllopteryx taeniolatus isolate TA_2022b chromosome 1, UOR_Ptae_1.2, whole genome shotgun sequence, the following proteins share a genomic window:
- the tti1 gene encoding TELO2-interacting protein 1 homolog isoform X2, whose translation MPPTMTLISDPKIAFAYLRPACVLLTREPTFNNVKTLRAQLKEVDDATLQQLQEYVLFPLRLVLKVPGPKKDKLVQSVVEAMNSVLENTCVQSWQTLHELFSELCLCLCSPDNPGKPADTSEELKLAALGCLDALLHAAYGDIVFKFFEATMLPELGAAVSLLLTLAEKEKSRHVQIAALKFLQALTLQCDCSEDHVVHTLEEREAVGKPMASFLPGITMAVARIITGDVRQGHGVTVRAIKVWSRTVGLVMEDAQLQSNKPCKRPSADPGKIGQLMVSRTQDWVKDTSEKLCMLLKKIVSSTAAHRHWRVRLELLELAEHLLDTCSQSLGECAGLLLEALVGAINDEEPRVKQRCEVALRKASEKNQMPVNAENIKCKNSSQTFTDILSENLHSLATSLPRLMRTSDDQKKLFVLNVFLGYLKLLGRLVSVVLNSAVHLERISKALMQVLELDVTDVRIVEERGHGASLETSSGSHHSAHIRRKHFLFFTDEKIFFVLTEISRTLGYYGNIFLLTDLFLDLYRQSSAYRKQAAMVLNEIIRGAAGIAVTAEGKRSGGEVGGAPLSQEDLKAAVMLVMEEYISPNNWHLVTVNEETHRDRQLLRPPILLSISNARGVPSSCASSHASTIHQLNSNIWQLCIQLEGVACFAQALGDNFRPLLMTSLYPVLEKAGEETLLISQAALDSMWDISKACAYLSLKELIHENADYLLNDISLNLQRLSQHPQAPRVLAVMLTHSDVTLLPLVRDIIRDVLMALDLSYDHTAALFCSVLHALMKALARWFPLTSNTTKESARSKQTSTDQEVFNVHQFLLDYRKQKELAEGTGIEEEDVDDLDVPPAAGFEEEDDAGGPDVKAELPTHLSITKDVMERCIHLLSDSNLCLRLKVLDVLELCVSVLSEKEDELLPMAHRCWPAVVQRLTADDPLVVLRAFRVLCTLGRTCGDFLRRRVSKEILPKLSSSLAHQAPVSAKAGPVYTHTLAYKLQLAVLEGLGSLCQSLDLAEADLDVVCEACLPYLSCRQPVGLQQACLSVFHHLIQVDPDTFWLTLNELHCPSSFVPPHPDLQPVRLSGMGRPRDEYSDNVLTLLREEFGQSGDE comes from the exons ATGCCTCCAACCATGACCCTTATCAGCGATCCAAAGATTGCGTTTGCCTACCTGCGTCCAGCTTGTGTCCTTCTGACCCGCGAGCCGACCTTCAACAATGTCAAGACATTGCGCGCTCAGTTAAAGGAGGTCGACGATGCCACCCTGCAGCAGCTCCAAGAGTACGTCCTCTTCCCGCTCCGCCTTGTGCTCAAAGTCCCCGGGcccaaaaaggacaaactggTGCAATCCGTGGTTGAAGCTATGAATAGTGTGCTGGAGAACACCTGTGTTCAGAGCTGGCAGACCCTCCACGAGCTCTTCTCAGAGCTCTGCCTCTGCCTGTGTTCCCCAGACAATCCTGGGAAACCAGCAGATACATCCGAGGAGCTGAAATTAGCAGCGCTGGGATGCCTGGACGCCTTGCTTCATGCAGCGTATGGAGATATTGTCTTCAAATTTTTCGAAGCCACTATGCTGCCTGAGCTTGGAGCTGCCGTTTCACTGCTGCTCACTTTAGCAGAGAAGGAGAAATCCAGACATGTTCAAATAGCCGCCTTGAAGTTCCTGCAGGCTTTGACTCTGCAGTGTGACTGCAGTGAGGATCATGTCGTACACACCTTAGAGGAGCGGGAGGCTGTCGGCAAGCCCATGGCTTCATTCTTACCCGGAATTACAATGGCAGTTGCAAGGATCATTACAGGAGATGTAAGACAAGGCCACGGAGTCACAGTTAGGGCCATCAAG GTTTGGTCTAGGACTGTCGGTCTCGTCATGGAAGATGCTCAGCTTCAGTCTAATAAGCCATGCAAGCGGCCCTCAGCGGACCCGGGGAAGATTGGGCAGCTGATGGTCAGTCGCACACAGGACTGGGTAAAGGACACGTCGGAAAAGCTGTGCATGCTCCTGAAGAAGATCGTCTCGAGCACGGCGGCGCATCGGCACTGGAGGGTTCGACTGGAGCTGTTGGAGCTGGCTGAGCACCTGCTGGACACGTGTAGTCAGTCTTTGGGCGAGTGTGCTGGGCTGCTTCTGGAGGCACTGGTGGGAGCAATTAATGATGAGGAGCCCAGAGTCAAACAgag GTGCGAGGTTGCGCTCAGGAAGGCTTCCGAGAAAAATCAGATGCCTGTCAACGCGGAAaatatcaaatgtaaaaatagctCTCAGACCTTCACTGACATCCTTTCAGAAAATCTCCACTCTTTGGCCACTTCGCTGCCCAGACTGATGCGGACCTCTGATGACCAGAAGAAGCTGTTTGTCCTTAATGTCTTCCTGGGTTATTTAAAGCTCCTAGGACGTCTGGTCTCGGTGGTGCTGAACTCAGCGGTGCATCTCGAGAGGATTTCTAAAGCGCTGATGCAG GTGCTGGAGTTGGACGTCACAGATGTCCGTATTGTAGAAGAACGAGGTCACGGTGCTTCATTGGAAACAAGCTCAGGTTCCCATCACTCCGCTCACATTCGGAGGAAGCATTTTCTCTTCTTTACAGAtgagaagattttttttgtgctcacaGAGATCTCTCGGACATTGG GTTACTACGGCAACATTTTTCTGCTGACGGACCTCTTCTTGGATCTGTACCGCCAGTCCTCAGCGTACAGGAAGCAGGCCGCCATGGTTCTCAATGAAATCATCAGAGGCGCGGCTGGCATCGCTGTCACCGCAGAGGGAAAGCGCTCAGGGGGTGAAGTCGGAGGAGCCCCTCTCTCCCAGGAAGACCTTAAAGCAGCTGTGATGCTCGTCATGGAGGAATACATCAGTCCAAACAACTGGCACTTGGTCACAGTCAATGAAGAGACTCACAGAGATCGACAG CTGCTGAGGCCGCCCATTCTCCTCTCCATATCCAACGCTCGTGGCGTCCCTTCCTCCTGTGCCTCCTCGCACGCCTCAACGATCCACCAGCTCAACAGTAACATCTGGCAACTGTGCATCCAGCTGGAGGGCGTGGCCTGCTTCGCTCAGGCCCTGGGAGACAACTTCCGTCCCCTGCTGATGACATCACTGTACCCCGTGCTTGAGAAAGCAGGGGAGGAAACGCTTCTGATCAGCCAAGCGGCGCTGGACTCCATGTGGGACATCAGCAAGGCCTGTGCTTACTTGTCTCTGAAAGAGCTGATTCATGAGAACGCCGACTATCTACTCAATGACATCTCGCTTAACCTGCAGAGGCTCAGCCAGCATCCTCAG GCTCCACGGGTGCTGGCTGTGATGCTGACCCACTCTGACGTCACTTTGCTGCCGCTGGTCCGAGACATCATCCGGGACGTGCTCATGGCGCTCGACCTCAGCTACGATCACACTGCCGCTCTCTTCTGCTCTGTGCTGCACGCACTCATGAAGGCGCTCG CGAGGTGGTTTCCCTTGACCTCTAACACAACCAAAGAGTCCGCCCGGTCCAAGCAGACCTCCACCGACCAAGAAGTCTTCAACGTCCACCAGTTCCTGCTGGACTACCGCAAACAAAAAGAGCTGGCGGAAGGCACTGGAATAGAAGAAGAGGACGTTGACGATCTCG ACGTTCCTCCCGCCGCAGGCTTTGAGGAAGAGGATGACGCCGGTGGTCCTGACGTGAAAGCGGAACTTCCCACCCACCTCAGCATCACCAAAGATGTTATGGAGCGCTGCATTCATCTGCTGTCTGACTCAAATCTTTGCCTCCGGCTTAAG GTGCTGGATGTACTGGAGCTGTGCGTTAGTGTGCTGAGTGAGAAGGAAGACGAATTGTTACCCATGGCCCATCGCTGCTGGCCCGCCGTCGTGCAGAGACTGACAGCTGATGACCCGCTCGTCGTCCTCCGagcttttagg GTTTTGTGCACTTTGGGTCGTACTTGCGGGGACTTCCTGAGGAGGAGGGTCTCCAAGGAGATTTTGCCGAAGCTGAGCTCATCTCTGGCTCATCAGGCTCCCGTCAGCGCCAAAGCCGGACCCGTCTACACGCACACTCTGGCCTACAAACTGCAGCTGGCGGTACTTGAGGGACTGGGCTCACTGTGCCAGAGCTTGGACCTTG ctGAAGCGGACTTAGATGTTGTTTGTGAAGCTTGCCTGCCCTACCTGAGCTGCAGACAACCCGTCGGACTGCAACAGGCCTGCTTGAG TGTTTTCCACCACTTGATCCAGGTGGACCCCGATACCTTCTGGTTAACGTTGAACGAGTTACACTGCCCGTCCTCCTTCGTCCCGCCGCACCCCGACCTGCAGCCCGTGCGACTGAGCGGGATGGGACGCCCCAGAGACGAGTACTCGGACAACGTGCTCACACTGCTGCGGGAGGAGTTTGGCCAATCGGGTGATGAATAG
- the zgpat gene encoding zinc finger CCCH-type with G patch domain-containing protein isoform X1, whose product MDEETLEGAISTYEAQLQQVDATLAADLDPSQQCDLLKLREDLCQLIELTKASLLSFRKSLLLASLEDTSGVQANAPEPAADTKGDFNSEFAAFYTELGEFSGTSSDTREQNQETGGGAEEECEEEEGEEEDTLSGTKVRAPYRTSWGTLEYHNAMVVGAEAPDGEEAQVRVLYIYPTQKSLKPCPFYLEDKCRFQENCRFSHGEVVYVSELRDFLDCDLSNLEEGSSCLTRHEDGIWYPARITDIDDGFYTVKFDSLLLKDAVVEADHIIPPLREEDPLSSDSDPDDAADDAAYAKVLESAGESTASNTAIFGGWEVHTRGIGSKLMLKMGYEYGKGLGKTQEGRVEPVMAVLVPKGKSLDQCAELTLRRTQSKANDGGKTGRPKRRRKPREANGERRTVFDFLNFKLGAKERGAAEEGAATAAGSAALTGVEAYKGGKSTKRSLNVKLFQAAERASQTEREIQNLTQSLSRQTGRDASRVKQLEQKLSAARRLLAQQKAQEMSIQREQNKADTHKKMTEF is encoded by the exons ATGGATGAGGAAACTCTGGAGGGCGCCATCTCTACGTACGAAGCCCAGCTGCAGCAGGTGGATGCCACTCTGGCTGCTGACCTGGACCCCTCCCAGCAGTGTGACCTGCTCAAACTGAGAGAGGACCTGTGTCAGCTGATAGAACTCACCAAAGCCAGCCTGCTGTCTTTCAGAAAGAGTTTGCTTCTGGCCTCCCTGGAGGACACCAGTGGCGTGCAGGCCAACGCGCCGGAGCCTGCGGCCGACACAAAAGGCGATTTCAATTCCGAGTTTGCTGCTTTCTACACGGAGCTGGGGGAGTTTTCGGGGACTAGCTCTGATACGAGGGAACAAAACCAGGAGACTGGTGGCGGTGCAGAAGAGGAGtgtgaagaagaggagggggaggaggaagacACTTTGAGCGGTACTAAAGTAAGAGCCCCTTACAGGACGTCGTGGGGGACCCTGGAGTACCACAATGCCATGGTGGTCGGGGCAGAGGCACCAGATGGAGAAGAGGCGCAAGTTAGAGTTTTGTACATTTATCCCACTCAGAAGTCCTTGAAACCGTGTCCATTCTATCTCGAGGACAAGTGTCGCTTCCAGGAGAACTGCAG GTTTTCCCACGGGGAAGTGGTGTACGTGTCGGAGCTCAGAGACTTCCTGGATTGCGACCTCAGTAACCTGGAGGAAGGCTCGTCCTGCTTGACTCGGCACGAGGATGGCATCTGGTACCCGGCCAGAATCACAG ATATCGACGACGGCTTCTACACGGTTAAGTTTGACTCCCTGCTGCTAAAAGACGCTGTGGTTGAAGCCGACCACATCATCCCACCGCTAAGAGAAGAAGACCCGCTCTCCTCTGACTCGGACCCCGACGATGCTGCAGATGATGCGGCTTACGCTAAAG TTCTGGAGTCTGCTGGCGAATCGACAGCAAGCAACACTGCCATTTTTGGAGGTTGGGAGGTTCACACGAGAGGCATCGGATCCAAGCTAATGCTCAAGATGGGCTATGAATATGGCAAAG GTTTAGGAAAAACGCAGGAGGGCCGAGTGGAGCCCGTCATGGCAGTGCTCGTACCCAAAGGCAAATCACTGGACCAGTGCGCCGAGTTAACTCTGAGACGCACTCAGAGCAAGGCAAATGATGGTGGAAAAACAGGCCGGCCAAAGCGCCGGCGGAAGCCAAGGGAGGCCAACGGAGAGCGCAGGACCGTCTTTGACTTTCTTAACTTCAAGCTCGGCGCCAAGGAGCGCGGTGCTGCCGAGGAAGGGGCGGCAACGGCGGCTGGTTCGGCCGCCCTCACTGGGGTGGAGGCCTACAAGGGGGGCAAGAGCACCAAAAGGAGTCTAAATGTGAAACTGTTCCAAGCTGCTGAGAGGGCGTCGCAGACTGAGAGGGAGATCCAGAACCTGACCCAGTCGCTCAGCAGGCAAACGGGCAG ggatgcgtCCAGAGTGAAGCAGTTGGAACAGAAGCTGTCGGCCGCTCGTCGGCTGCTGGCCCAGCAGAAGGCCCAGGAGATGTCCATCCAGAGAGAACAAAACAAGGCGGACACGCACAAGAAGATGACTGAGTTCTAA
- the tti1 gene encoding TELO2-interacting protein 1 homolog isoform X1, whose protein sequence is MFSRVVFKIITQHAGEEATYKYRTSAVMPPTMTLISDPKIAFAYLRPACVLLTREPTFNNVKTLRAQLKEVDDATLQQLQEYVLFPLRLVLKVPGPKKDKLVQSVVEAMNSVLENTCVQSWQTLHELFSELCLCLCSPDNPGKPADTSEELKLAALGCLDALLHAAYGDIVFKFFEATMLPELGAAVSLLLTLAEKEKSRHVQIAALKFLQALTLQCDCSEDHVVHTLEEREAVGKPMASFLPGITMAVARIITGDVRQGHGVTVRAIKVWSRTVGLVMEDAQLQSNKPCKRPSADPGKIGQLMVSRTQDWVKDTSEKLCMLLKKIVSSTAAHRHWRVRLELLELAEHLLDTCSQSLGECAGLLLEALVGAINDEEPRVKQRCEVALRKASEKNQMPVNAENIKCKNSSQTFTDILSENLHSLATSLPRLMRTSDDQKKLFVLNVFLGYLKLLGRLVSVVLNSAVHLERISKALMQVLELDVTDVRIVEERGHGASLETSSGSHHSAHIRRKHFLFFTDEKIFFVLTEISRTLGYYGNIFLLTDLFLDLYRQSSAYRKQAAMVLNEIIRGAAGIAVTAEGKRSGGEVGGAPLSQEDLKAAVMLVMEEYISPNNWHLVTVNEETHRDRQLLRPPILLSISNARGVPSSCASSHASTIHQLNSNIWQLCIQLEGVACFAQALGDNFRPLLMTSLYPVLEKAGEETLLISQAALDSMWDISKACAYLSLKELIHENADYLLNDISLNLQRLSQHPQAPRVLAVMLTHSDVTLLPLVRDIIRDVLMALDLSYDHTAALFCSVLHALMKALARWFPLTSNTTKESARSKQTSTDQEVFNVHQFLLDYRKQKELAEGTGIEEEDVDDLDVPPAAGFEEEDDAGGPDVKAELPTHLSITKDVMERCIHLLSDSNLCLRLKVLDVLELCVSVLSEKEDELLPMAHRCWPAVVQRLTADDPLVVLRAFRVLCTLGRTCGDFLRRRVSKEILPKLSSSLAHQAPVSAKAGPVYTHTLAYKLQLAVLEGLGSLCQSLDLAEADLDVVCEACLPYLSCRQPVGLQQACLSVFHHLIQVDPDTFWLTLNELHCPSSFVPPHPDLQPVRLSGMGRPRDEYSDNVLTLLREEFGQSGDE, encoded by the exons ATGTTTTCACGAGTCgtgtttaaaataataacacaGCATGCTGGAGAGGAAGCCA CCTACAAATATCGGACCTCAGCTGTGATGCCTCCAACCATGACCCTTATCAGCGATCCAAAGATTGCGTTTGCCTACCTGCGTCCAGCTTGTGTCCTTCTGACCCGCGAGCCGACCTTCAACAATGTCAAGACATTGCGCGCTCAGTTAAAGGAGGTCGACGATGCCACCCTGCAGCAGCTCCAAGAGTACGTCCTCTTCCCGCTCCGCCTTGTGCTCAAAGTCCCCGGGcccaaaaaggacaaactggTGCAATCCGTGGTTGAAGCTATGAATAGTGTGCTGGAGAACACCTGTGTTCAGAGCTGGCAGACCCTCCACGAGCTCTTCTCAGAGCTCTGCCTCTGCCTGTGTTCCCCAGACAATCCTGGGAAACCAGCAGATACATCCGAGGAGCTGAAATTAGCAGCGCTGGGATGCCTGGACGCCTTGCTTCATGCAGCGTATGGAGATATTGTCTTCAAATTTTTCGAAGCCACTATGCTGCCTGAGCTTGGAGCTGCCGTTTCACTGCTGCTCACTTTAGCAGAGAAGGAGAAATCCAGACATGTTCAAATAGCCGCCTTGAAGTTCCTGCAGGCTTTGACTCTGCAGTGTGACTGCAGTGAGGATCATGTCGTACACACCTTAGAGGAGCGGGAGGCTGTCGGCAAGCCCATGGCTTCATTCTTACCCGGAATTACAATGGCAGTTGCAAGGATCATTACAGGAGATGTAAGACAAGGCCACGGAGTCACAGTTAGGGCCATCAAG GTTTGGTCTAGGACTGTCGGTCTCGTCATGGAAGATGCTCAGCTTCAGTCTAATAAGCCATGCAAGCGGCCCTCAGCGGACCCGGGGAAGATTGGGCAGCTGATGGTCAGTCGCACACAGGACTGGGTAAAGGACACGTCGGAAAAGCTGTGCATGCTCCTGAAGAAGATCGTCTCGAGCACGGCGGCGCATCGGCACTGGAGGGTTCGACTGGAGCTGTTGGAGCTGGCTGAGCACCTGCTGGACACGTGTAGTCAGTCTTTGGGCGAGTGTGCTGGGCTGCTTCTGGAGGCACTGGTGGGAGCAATTAATGATGAGGAGCCCAGAGTCAAACAgag GTGCGAGGTTGCGCTCAGGAAGGCTTCCGAGAAAAATCAGATGCCTGTCAACGCGGAAaatatcaaatgtaaaaatagctCTCAGACCTTCACTGACATCCTTTCAGAAAATCTCCACTCTTTGGCCACTTCGCTGCCCAGACTGATGCGGACCTCTGATGACCAGAAGAAGCTGTTTGTCCTTAATGTCTTCCTGGGTTATTTAAAGCTCCTAGGACGTCTGGTCTCGGTGGTGCTGAACTCAGCGGTGCATCTCGAGAGGATTTCTAAAGCGCTGATGCAG GTGCTGGAGTTGGACGTCACAGATGTCCGTATTGTAGAAGAACGAGGTCACGGTGCTTCATTGGAAACAAGCTCAGGTTCCCATCACTCCGCTCACATTCGGAGGAAGCATTTTCTCTTCTTTACAGAtgagaagattttttttgtgctcacaGAGATCTCTCGGACATTGG GTTACTACGGCAACATTTTTCTGCTGACGGACCTCTTCTTGGATCTGTACCGCCAGTCCTCAGCGTACAGGAAGCAGGCCGCCATGGTTCTCAATGAAATCATCAGAGGCGCGGCTGGCATCGCTGTCACCGCAGAGGGAAAGCGCTCAGGGGGTGAAGTCGGAGGAGCCCCTCTCTCCCAGGAAGACCTTAAAGCAGCTGTGATGCTCGTCATGGAGGAATACATCAGTCCAAACAACTGGCACTTGGTCACAGTCAATGAAGAGACTCACAGAGATCGACAG CTGCTGAGGCCGCCCATTCTCCTCTCCATATCCAACGCTCGTGGCGTCCCTTCCTCCTGTGCCTCCTCGCACGCCTCAACGATCCACCAGCTCAACAGTAACATCTGGCAACTGTGCATCCAGCTGGAGGGCGTGGCCTGCTTCGCTCAGGCCCTGGGAGACAACTTCCGTCCCCTGCTGATGACATCACTGTACCCCGTGCTTGAGAAAGCAGGGGAGGAAACGCTTCTGATCAGCCAAGCGGCGCTGGACTCCATGTGGGACATCAGCAAGGCCTGTGCTTACTTGTCTCTGAAAGAGCTGATTCATGAGAACGCCGACTATCTACTCAATGACATCTCGCTTAACCTGCAGAGGCTCAGCCAGCATCCTCAG GCTCCACGGGTGCTGGCTGTGATGCTGACCCACTCTGACGTCACTTTGCTGCCGCTGGTCCGAGACATCATCCGGGACGTGCTCATGGCGCTCGACCTCAGCTACGATCACACTGCCGCTCTCTTCTGCTCTGTGCTGCACGCACTCATGAAGGCGCTCG CGAGGTGGTTTCCCTTGACCTCTAACACAACCAAAGAGTCCGCCCGGTCCAAGCAGACCTCCACCGACCAAGAAGTCTTCAACGTCCACCAGTTCCTGCTGGACTACCGCAAACAAAAAGAGCTGGCGGAAGGCACTGGAATAGAAGAAGAGGACGTTGACGATCTCG ACGTTCCTCCCGCCGCAGGCTTTGAGGAAGAGGATGACGCCGGTGGTCCTGACGTGAAAGCGGAACTTCCCACCCACCTCAGCATCACCAAAGATGTTATGGAGCGCTGCATTCATCTGCTGTCTGACTCAAATCTTTGCCTCCGGCTTAAG GTGCTGGATGTACTGGAGCTGTGCGTTAGTGTGCTGAGTGAGAAGGAAGACGAATTGTTACCCATGGCCCATCGCTGCTGGCCCGCCGTCGTGCAGAGACTGACAGCTGATGACCCGCTCGTCGTCCTCCGagcttttagg GTTTTGTGCACTTTGGGTCGTACTTGCGGGGACTTCCTGAGGAGGAGGGTCTCCAAGGAGATTTTGCCGAAGCTGAGCTCATCTCTGGCTCATCAGGCTCCCGTCAGCGCCAAAGCCGGACCCGTCTACACGCACACTCTGGCCTACAAACTGCAGCTGGCGGTACTTGAGGGACTGGGCTCACTGTGCCAGAGCTTGGACCTTG ctGAAGCGGACTTAGATGTTGTTTGTGAAGCTTGCCTGCCCTACCTGAGCTGCAGACAACCCGTCGGACTGCAACAGGCCTGCTTGAG TGTTTTCCACCACTTGATCCAGGTGGACCCCGATACCTTCTGGTTAACGTTGAACGAGTTACACTGCCCGTCCTCCTTCGTCCCGCCGCACCCCGACCTGCAGCCCGTGCGACTGAGCGGGATGGGACGCCCCAGAGACGAGTACTCGGACAACGTGCTCACACTGCTGCGGGAGGAGTTTGGCCAATCGGGTGATGAATAG
- the zgpat gene encoding zinc finger CCCH-type with G patch domain-containing protein isoform X2, which yields MDEETLEGAISTYEAQLQQVDATLAADLDPSQQCDLLKLREDLCQLIELTKASLLSFRKSLLLASLEDTSGVQANAPEPAADTKGDFNSEFAAFYTELGEFSGTSSDTREQNQETGGGAEEECEEEEGEEEDTLSGTKVRAPYRTSWGTLEYHNAMVVGAEAPDGEEAQVRVLYIYPTQKSLKPCPFYLEDKCRFQENCRFSHGEVVYVSELRDFLDCDLSNLEEGSSCLTRHEDGIWYPARITDIDDGFYTVKFDSLLLKDAVVEADHIIPPLREEDPLSSDSDPDDAADDAAYAKVLESAGESTASNTAIFGGWEVHTRGIGSKLMLKMGYEYGKGLGKTQEGRVEPVMAVLVPKGKSLDQCAELTLRRTQSKANDGGKTGRPKRRRKPREANGERRTVFDFLNFKLGAKERGAAEEGAATAAGSAALTGVEAYKGGKSTKRSLNVKLFQAAERASQTEREIQNLTQSLSRQTGR from the exons ATGGATGAGGAAACTCTGGAGGGCGCCATCTCTACGTACGAAGCCCAGCTGCAGCAGGTGGATGCCACTCTGGCTGCTGACCTGGACCCCTCCCAGCAGTGTGACCTGCTCAAACTGAGAGAGGACCTGTGTCAGCTGATAGAACTCACCAAAGCCAGCCTGCTGTCTTTCAGAAAGAGTTTGCTTCTGGCCTCCCTGGAGGACACCAGTGGCGTGCAGGCCAACGCGCCGGAGCCTGCGGCCGACACAAAAGGCGATTTCAATTCCGAGTTTGCTGCTTTCTACACGGAGCTGGGGGAGTTTTCGGGGACTAGCTCTGATACGAGGGAACAAAACCAGGAGACTGGTGGCGGTGCAGAAGAGGAGtgtgaagaagaggagggggaggaggaagacACTTTGAGCGGTACTAAAGTAAGAGCCCCTTACAGGACGTCGTGGGGGACCCTGGAGTACCACAATGCCATGGTGGTCGGGGCAGAGGCACCAGATGGAGAAGAGGCGCAAGTTAGAGTTTTGTACATTTATCCCACTCAGAAGTCCTTGAAACCGTGTCCATTCTATCTCGAGGACAAGTGTCGCTTCCAGGAGAACTGCAG GTTTTCCCACGGGGAAGTGGTGTACGTGTCGGAGCTCAGAGACTTCCTGGATTGCGACCTCAGTAACCTGGAGGAAGGCTCGTCCTGCTTGACTCGGCACGAGGATGGCATCTGGTACCCGGCCAGAATCACAG ATATCGACGACGGCTTCTACACGGTTAAGTTTGACTCCCTGCTGCTAAAAGACGCTGTGGTTGAAGCCGACCACATCATCCCACCGCTAAGAGAAGAAGACCCGCTCTCCTCTGACTCGGACCCCGACGATGCTGCAGATGATGCGGCTTACGCTAAAG TTCTGGAGTCTGCTGGCGAATCGACAGCAAGCAACACTGCCATTTTTGGAGGTTGGGAGGTTCACACGAGAGGCATCGGATCCAAGCTAATGCTCAAGATGGGCTATGAATATGGCAAAG GTTTAGGAAAAACGCAGGAGGGCCGAGTGGAGCCCGTCATGGCAGTGCTCGTACCCAAAGGCAAATCACTGGACCAGTGCGCCGAGTTAACTCTGAGACGCACTCAGAGCAAGGCAAATGATGGTGGAAAAACAGGCCGGCCAAAGCGCCGGCGGAAGCCAAGGGAGGCCAACGGAGAGCGCAGGACCGTCTTTGACTTTCTTAACTTCAAGCTCGGCGCCAAGGAGCGCGGTGCTGCCGAGGAAGGGGCGGCAACGGCGGCTGGTTCGGCCGCCCTCACTGGGGTGGAGGCCTACAAGGGGGGCAAGAGCACCAAAAGGAGTCTAAATGTGAAACTGTTCCAAGCTGCTGAGAGGGCGTCGCAGACTGAGAGGGAGATCCAGAACCTGACCCAGTCGCTCAGCAGGCAAACGGGCAG atga